Proteins from a single region of Oreochromis niloticus isolate F11D_XX linkage group LG7, O_niloticus_UMD_NMBU, whole genome shotgun sequence:
- the LOC109203016 gene encoding uncharacterized protein LOC109203016: protein MNWESVEKRKLSWSEFWEMESNRLSVIIRATYDVLPSPINLQLWFGKDPACPLCTVPTTLKHILVGCGTSLTQGRYTWRHNQVLRCLAEKVERKRKSINAQPFTNQEERQFSSAFVREGDKPRISPSTPDLGPLKVAMDWQMQVNLDNGLIFPTEIVTTTLRPDLVLWSNTQKLAYVIELTVPWEEAIEEAFECKKLRYANLAAEAEDRGWKIKVRPVEVGCRGFATSTTAKLLREIGIRGQAQRQAIRELVNTAERTSHWLWLKRADITWAAKAVS, encoded by the coding sequence ATGAATTGGGAGAGTGTTGAAAAGAGGAAACTCTCATGGAGTGAATTCTGGGAAATGGAGTCTAACAGACTAAGTGTCATCATCCGAGCGACATACGATGTGCTACCTTCTCCAATAAATCTGCAGCTGTGGTTTGGAAAGGACCCAGCCTGCCCCCTGTGTACAGTCCCAACCACACTCAAGCACATCTTGGTTGGTTGTGGGACTAGCCTTACTCAGGGCAGATACACATGGAGACACAACCAGGTCCTCAGGTGTCTAGCCGAGAAAGTTGAGCGCAAAAGAAAATCCATCAATGCTCAACCTTTTACGAACCAAGAGGAGCGTCAGTTTTCATCAGCATTTGTCCGGGAGGGAGACAAGCCGAGGATAAGCCCCTCAACCCCGGACCTGGGCCCACTGAAGGTTGCCATGGATTGGCAGATGCAAGTGAACTTGGATAATGGGCTAATTTTTCCAACAGAGATCGTAACAACTACTCTACGACCAGACCTTGTCCTATGGTCTAACACCCAAAAACTTGCGTACGTCATTGAGCTGACGGTACCATGGGAGGAAGCAATTGAGGAAGCATTTGAGTGTAAGAAGCTGCGGTATGCCAACttggcagctgaggcagaggacagaggcTGGAAGATCAAGGTGCGCCCGGTGGAAGTGGGGTGCAGGGGCTTTGCTACCagtacaacagcaaaactgcttagagagattgggatcagaggacaggcgcaacggcaggctataagagaattagttaacactgctgagaggaccagtcacTGGCTATGGCTAAAAAGGGCTGACATCACTTGGGCAGCTAAGGCAGTCAGCTAA
- the ca12 gene encoding carbonic anhydrase 12: protein MQFLTRTAIVSLQLTLFSAVHGAKWTYDGPQGQDHWSERYPYCGGALQSPIDFKSDLLRFDPTLRPIEVQNYNLSPNEQLTLGNNGHSVQLSLSPMMSISSLHNQYTAAQLHFHWGSASRPAGSEHTVNNKQYAAELHVVHYNSDKYPNISTAVDKSDGLAVLGVLVEVGMFNPAFEHILKFINGIKYRDQKVKVPGFNIRALLPTRLDEYYRYDGSLTTPPCYPSVLWTVFRNPITISRKQFLSLATALYSSNAQDSAPMPLNNNYRKTQPVDSRLILVSFKERRGLHGTLTVTSPLTRKQIIQQLLVGDLGDLADEDLHKLLPSGSEKHHAGKKKDLKTQQSERLAKSKQQTLNPSLWKKSQANRHVGKLGLAENTLSYVSLEQRVSHQLKQSHAENQMVQALRDAVFPELNLKSYLECRSDLALPTIRYILQGRPTDEATELNHSLTKAMMNQRKTSTALEKDLPMTQYNGHSTATVSRKPQSQGYPHPWLLPMEWED, encoded by the exons ATGCAGTTTCTGACTCGCACTGCCATCGTTTCCCTTCAGCTGACTTTATTCAGCGCAGTGCATG GTGCCAAATGGACATATGATG GACCCCAAGGACAGGACCACTGGTCCGAGCGTTATCCGTATTGTGGTGGAGCGTTACAGTCACCAATAGACTTTAAGTCAGATCTGCTAAGGTTCGATCCCACTTTACGTCCAATTGAGGTTCAGAACTACAACCTGTCTCCAAATGAGCAGCTCACTCTTGGAAACAATGGACACTCTG TGCAGCTTTCGTTGTCCCCCATGATGTCTATCTCCAGCCTACATAACCAATACACTGCGGCTCAACTCCATTTCCACTGGGGCTCCGCCAGTCGGCCTGCAGGTTCTGAGCATACGGTGAACAATAAGCAGTATGCTGCAGAG TTGCATGTAGTGCATTACAATTCGGATAAGTATCCCAATATTTCCACTGCCGTGGACAAATCTGATGGCCTGGCTGTGCTGGGTGTGCTGGTTGAG GTTGGGATGTTCAATCCAGCTTTTGAACACATTCTGAAGTTCATAAATGGTATTAAATACAGAG ATCAGAAAGTGAAGGTGCCTGGTTTCAACATCAGAGCTCTGCTGCCTACGCGTTTGGATGAGTATTATCGCTACGACGGCTCACTGACGACTCCTCCGTGCTATCCGAGTGTCCTGTGGACAGTGTTCAGGAATCCCATAACAATTTCTCGCAAACAG TTTCTGAGTCTAGCAACAGCGCTCTACTCCTCAAATGCCCAGGACTCAGCCCCTATGCCGCTGAATAACAACTACAGGAAAACGCAGCCTGTTGACAGTCGGCTCATCTTGGTATCTTTCAAAGAAC GCAGAGGACTGCATGGTACTCTTACAGTTACATCTCCGTTAACAAGGAAGCAAATCATACAGCAGCTACTGGTCGGCGACTTAGGAGACCTGGCTGATGAAGACCTGCATAAGCTCCTACCAAGTGGTTCAGAGAAACACCATGCTGGCAAGAAGAAAGACCTCAAAACCCAACAGAGTGAGAGACTGGCCAAATCCAAACAACAAACGCTGAATCCATCCCTTTGGAAGAAAAGCCAGGCCAACCGCCATGTGGGAAAACTCGGGCTAGCAGAAAACACACTGAGCTACGTCTCACTGGAGCAGAGGGTTTCCCACCAGCTCAAACAGTCCCATGCTGAGAATCAGATGGTTCAGGCTCTCAGAGATGCAGTTTTCCCTGAGCTTAACCTAAAAAGCTACCTAGAGTGCAGGTCAGACTTAGCTCTCCCTACCATCAGGTATATTCTCCAGGGCCGGCCAACAGATGAGGCTACTGAGTTAAATCATTCCCTGACTAAAGCCATGATGAATCAAAGAAAGACTTCCACAGCATTGGAGAAAGACTTGCCAATGACACAATATAATGGTCATTCCACTGCTACAGTTTCCAGGAAACCACAAAGCCAGGGTTATCCACATCCTTGGCTTTTGCCTATGGAGTGGGAAGACTAG